From the genome of Oryza glaberrima chromosome 1, OglaRS2, whole genome shotgun sequence:
CAGACAGGTCATATCTTGGATTCTTAGTGCAAGTTATGTATACTAACACTGTGCACTGATCAAACAGATTCTTGTTGCTACACCTGGAAGGCTTAAAGACCATGTTGAGAACACACCTGGTTTTTCTACCCGACTAAAAGGTGTGAAGGTTCTTGTTCTTGATGAAGCTGATCGCCTGCTGGATATGGGATTCAGAAGAGACATTGAGAGAATAATTGCTTCCGTTCCTAAAGAGCGACAGACATTGCTATTTTCTGCTACTGTGCCAGAGGAGGTAAACTCTTTGTATTATTAAGCTCTCTTTATATAAAGTTAAACCTCTAACAAACTATCTTTTGAACGTTTATATTTAGGTCCGCCAAATTTCTCATATTGCAATGAAGAAGAATTATAAGTTCATCAACACCGTTAAGGATGGTGATGAGGAGACACATGCACAGGTTTAGACCTGTCATTTTTTCTTGAGCATTTTATGCTAAATGCTAAAGTTTTGGAGCTCATTAGAACATTGCGCTGCTTCTATATCAGGTGAGTCAGATGTTCATGATCGCGCCACTAGATCTACACTTCTCTATCTTATATGATGTATTGAAGAAGCATGTTGCAGAGGATGCAGACTACAAAGTAAGTTTCATATCCAAACTGTGAACCTATATCTTGTGGATTATGGATGTGTCATTGTTGTTCAATTTTACAGGTGATTATATTCTGCACTACTGCGATGGTTACCAAACTTGTCGCTGAAATTCTTTCCCAACTGAGACTGAATATAAGAGAGATTCATTCCAGAAAGTCACAATCTGCCAGAACTAAGGTCTCAGATGAATTCAGGAAGTCAAGGGGTCTGATATTGGTTAGTTCTGATGTATCTGCCCGCGGCGTGGATTATCCTGATGTCACCCTTGTCATACAGGTACCTGTTATTATTTCCCCTCACAAAATTCTTCTTGTAAACTGATATTGCTATATtgttgttatttatttttcttttctttatgaaTGTTTGGAAAACTATTTCTGTTGACCAAAATATGGCAATGCAAATATGCTTGCAGTTTGTTGTGTTCTGATAAAGTTTTTTCTCCTTGAATATTTGCTCTTGCAGGTTGGGGTGCCAGCTGATAGACAGCAATATATACATAGACTTGGTAGAACTGGACGGAAGGGAAAGGAAGGGCAAGGCCTATTACTGTTGGCTCCATGGGAGAAGTACTTTCTTAGTAGCATTAAGGATTTGTCAATATCAGAGGCTACGGTACCTTCTGTTGATTCAAGCACTCAGACAATAGTAAGTTCATAATCCTCTCATCTATTTCGCCATGCAACATAGGTCAGATCTAGCGCAAATTTTGCAATAGGAAGTCCATTTTTGCCTGCTCAAGAAATCTCAAGTACTCTTGTTTCTGCTTTATTTGATAGGTCAAAGACGCAGTCCGGAAAGTTGAGATGAGGAGCAAGGAGTGTGCCTATCAAGCATGGTTAGGATACTACAACTCTAACAAGACCATTGGCCGAGAAAAATCCAGACTTGTTAAGCTCGCAGAAGAGTTCAGCCAAAGCATGGAGCTTTCAGTTCCGCCAGCTATACCCAAGCAAATTCTTCGAAAGATGGGACTTAACAATGTTCCTGGGCTGAGATCTACATAACCCTGATGCCTGAAATTAAGGTCCTTGTGCACTTTGTGCTAAAAGCGTAGAGCACACTATCGACATTTGATCCATCACTGTGCTCTCTGCTGCGTTTATGGTAAACTTCAGGCGTGATGTACCTCACTGCTGCAGATATTTGAGCTTTGCAGCTCGGTGGGTTGATATTGGTCAGAAGTTTGGACGATCAACACTATGTATGATCACAGATCACTTCTCTCGGAGGTTCAGGAGTTCTAAGTTCAACTATTCAAGCATGACTAGGAGTCTTTCTGGTCCTCTACAAATACAGGTTCAAAAACAGACAGTGATTCTACAGAAGCTCATATAGTGCAACACAcgaagatttttatttttaccttGTTCTGATCCATTTTGAGATGGATTTACTTGAGACACTAGATGATCAGATCGTTTATTAAACCCATGCTTATATATTATTTATCAGATAGTAGCATTCTTTTGCTACCATCATCCAAAACTCCAAGTTGAGCAAGTGAAAAGAGATGATATCAGAGTGTCTATTACACCCGTGCTTCGATTGAATTTACcgcttttaaatttgaatttctcGAAAACCATTCGAACTCGACTAGTTCCTCCGCGCCGAACTCACCAAACGAGAACATTGTACACGAAAGGTTCGAACAGCAAATAGGAAGAGGAATCAAACCCAACTTGAAAAAAACGAAGAGATTAAACTCCAACGTTCCTTCTCAAAGCACGTTGAGCGTTGATGAGATCCTTGCTTCTTGCGATGGGATTGGGCCAGGTTGGGCCATGGACTAATGGGCCGATGTGATGGGCCTTCAGCAAGCATGGTTTGGAGGCCCACTACGGCCCACCTAGTCTATTTCCTACTACTAGTAAACTCGTGTTGGGGATCGCAGAGGCATAGCGCGTCTTTCgaccgttcgccgccgccgccgccgccgccgcccgcgccgccgccgacgccgccgacgagataGAGATCGTTCGCCGGGGAGAGATGATGTCTGGCGGCCCCAGCGACGCGACCCaccggaagcggcggcggaggcgggggccgAAGGGCTCGGGGGTCGACGGGCCCTCGATCCCCAGGGCGGTCACGACCAACGGAGCAGGTcccgaagaggaggaggaggtggtggaaggGAAGGCTATGGAGTTGGATGCGGGGATGAGCGctgccgaggtgggaggcgtGGTTGGCTCGCATCTCAGCGAGACACGGTAAATTAATGGGCCTTGTTCTGCAAATTAGGTTACGAAtgtgctttgattttttttttccatttctcaAATTGTAGAAACTTAGTATAGAATGTTCTGTTGTTGGTGTGATTTTGAGATTATAATAGGCATCGCATAGTGTTAGATAGCATGAAATCATAGCTGTTATCAGACCGGGATTAGTCTTACTAATCCACCAAATTTTAGTTGGTTGTTAGTTGTTACTCTAAAATCGCCATGTTCTTACTAAGtcctggtagtagtagtagtagtagtagtagtagtattagtaGTCAGCCAGTCAATGTCCACTATTCGGTGTTTTCTTAGATCTGTTATAATAAAATCAGTTTGTGTTACTCACTGTTTGTTCAAATTAGTCTGTCTACCATGACTTGTAGTTTCTGAATGTCATGAATCGTGTTAGGTTCCTGCAAACTTATTTAATGTTACCGTTATGCATGTTACAGATTTGATCAATGTCCTGTTTCTCCGTTGTCATTGAAAGCAATCAAAGATGCTGGATATGAAAAGATGACCCAGGTGCAGGAGGCAACTCTGCCAATAATCCTTCAAGGTCAGCCAAATGAAATATATAGTGTCGCTCAATTGCTCCACAGCATGATACCGATCTCTTGGGAACCCTGGAGATAATATGTGTGTTTGTTTCCTGCAGGTGAAGATGTTCTTGCAAAAGCAAAGACAGGGACAGGAAAAACTGTTGCCTTTTTGGTATTCTAGTCCTTTGGACCCAACTTGTCAATTCATGGCACTACTTTATGCTTTCATGGGACTAACCAATTTGAGTTTCATTTCTTGTTTCCAGCTTCCAGCCATTGAACTTCTCTCTACATTACCTCGTTCTCCATCTATAAATTTGCTTGTGATATGCCCCACAAGGGAGCTAGCAAACCAAGTGGCTGCTGAGGCCAGGAAGCTTCTCAAGTATCATCGCTCACTGGGCGTGCAGGTTGTAATTGGCGGCACAAAATTACCTCAAGAACAACGAAGCATGCAATCTAATCCTTGTCAGGTTGTGCCCAACAAATTTAGTGCGCTCATATCTAGCTTTAGTTTTATGCACTGATAATAATACTTGGGAGTTGATTAACAGATTCTTGTTGCTACACCGGGAAGGCTTAAGGATCATCTTGAGAATACACCTGGTTTTTCCAACCGAATTAAAGGGGTGAAAGTTCTTGTTCTTGATGAAGCTGACCGCCTATTGGATATGGGATTTAGAAGAGACATTGAGAAAATTATTGCTTTCATTCCTAAAGAACGACAGACACTTCTTTTTTCTGCTACTGTTCCAGAAGAGGTATCTCCTATTTGTTACTATACCCCGTTTCTATAATAgcaatttgatttcttttttaaatgCTTACTGTTAGGTTCGTCAAATTTCGCACGTTGCAATGAAGAGGGGTTACAAGTTCATTAATACTGTTAAAGAGGGTGATGAGGAGACACATTCACAGGTTTATAAATGTCACTTTCATGTGCTGTTGGGTAAATTTTAAGTTTTGCTGCTCGCATGACCTTACGTTTTTACTCTTGCATCAGGTAAGTCAGATGTACATGGTTGCACCACTTGACCTGCACTTCTCTATATTGTACAATGTACTGAAGAAGCATATCGCAGAAGATGCAGACTACAAAGTAAGTTATCtcaattttcttcttttttttgagcAAGTTACCTTACCAGACCAGCTTATATATTGGGGATTTGTCCATGTGTGCCCCATCCAATTTTTCAGGTGATTGTATTCTGTACTACTGCAATGGTCACCAAACTTGTTGCTGAAGTTCTTTCCCAGCTGAAACTGAATATAAGAGAGATCCATTCGAGAAAGTCGCAATCAGCAAGAACTAAGGTCTCAGATGAATTTAGGAAATCAAAGGGTCTGATATTAGTGAGTTCTGATGTATCTGCTCGTGGTGTTGATTATCCTGATGTCACCCTTGTCATACAGGTGGGGTCGCATGATTACATCTCATACCAAAATAATTCATCTCCATTTATTGAAATTTGTTTGCCCTCGCAGGTTGGGCTGCCAGCTGATAGAGAACAGTATATACATAGACTTGGTAGAACTGGACGGAAAGGCAAAGATGGGCTAGGTCTCTTACTGTTGGCTCCCTGGGAAACATACTTTCTGAATAGCGTTCAGGATTTGTCTGTATCACAAGCTGTGGTACCTACAATTGATTCGAGCATTCAGACAGGAGTAAGTATTATGTACTTGATATCAAGTTGGCTATGTGATTCTGTCAAGGGTTTTTACTCTAGTTGAGCAATCAACATGGCTGCTCAAAATATAATGCACTTTACGTTTTCTCCTTTTAATCTCTGCTTGATTTGATAGGTCAAAGATGCACTCGGAAGAGTGGAGACAAAGAGCAAGGAATCAGCCTACCAGGCATGGCTAGGGTACTACAACTCAAACAAGGCTATTAGTCGAGACAAATCCAGACTTGTTAGGCTCGCAGAAGAGTTCAGCCAGAGCATGGGTCTTGCAATTCCGCCTGCCATACCCAAACTCATTCTTCGAAAAATGGGCCTTAACAATGTTCCTGGGCTGCGATCTGTGTAACCCTTGTGCTGAAggttgacaatttttttactGCCCCCAAGTTTGACAACCTCAGTTCTAAGATGACTGCTGCATCCTTTTTTTGAAGCCAGCTCTTGACCAATCTATTATCATCACCGGGCAGGTTCAAAGCTGAAATGAACCCAGTGATCCTTCATATAGGAGTAACTATTTTTTTCACAGTTGTACTGACCTACATCATGTGGgagcatatttttttccttcaccaTAACTACACTGGGCCCCAAGTCCTCCCGAGTATGGAAAATGAAATGTACCTGTTCTTGCGGCGCCACAAGACGCCACACCACATAAGCAGTGGCGTAATATAATGCAGTCATATTGTTACATTATATATCAACTACTCGTAATAGTAGAATCATTATCTTGTTTCAATCTTGCTATGCTTTGctgtattattttttatctactGCTCAATGGCCAGGGTGGCAAAGGTCGGACCATGGCAACCTGTATCTGCCTGCCTGTCGCCTGGTCACCGCGATGAGATTTTGCTTGTAAGTTTGGctcagtttgattttttttttaaaaaaaaactttggagtATACTACCATATCAAACAATCTCTTGGGTACGGATGGTACAATACAGTTAGGTGCTTTTAACATCAAGTGCCGTACGTATCGGCTGCTACTGATTTCTTTGTGTGCTTTTTTTCGTGATGAGCATCGCCGAGAGCGTGGAGAGATGGCAGGAAAGATTGGAAGATGCAGGTAATACGAAGGCGTGGCTGGTCTAAATTAAGTTGGTGACTTGGTGTGAGACTCCTGCCGTATCATGCAGGCGCCGTGGCCTGTGTTGCCTTCCCTTGCAGGTGCGTCACGGTCAAAATCACATCATTTGCGTGGTTGGGGACCTAAAAAATGCCGTGGTCGGAGGCTCGGATCAAGGATCCAGGGTTGGAAAAGCAGACATTTTTTTAATCAGCACGAATTTCATACtgatttttttgtgtgtttttgtttaTGACATGCATTAGGCGAGGGGTGCTCAGATCAGGCCAAGTCAGACATCATGTAAGGTAAAGGTAGCGACAATATCTAACGAAGGTTAATGTCACCTTTGGAATGGTGAAATTTCAACGAAAAATTACTGTTTTAGGGGGATCACCCCAATCAAAATCCTATGAGAAATTGAGAACCTTGTGAAAATTCCTGTATTCCAAAGAACATCAACCTAGGAGTTCTTTTGAGATGCAAGAAAATAGTTCGGTTTTAGAGCCAGAGAGTGTAGTCTTCCAACGAGCATTTGAAAAGATTCTACAGTATTCTCCTGATTAGGTACTCGTTTCCCAAAGATCATGCTTAAATATTTCTTAATGAGTTATAAGATAATTAGATTTTTATAGGTAAATAAAATCTCTTATAAAATATGGACAACATAAAatcctttatatatatatatatatatatatatatatatatatatatatattaatcttTAGCCCAATCTTTTGTTGCTCCCAGGCttcctttataaaaaaaaatattttggacatatgtacGTTCTGTATTAAGAACAACAATTTGAAAGTGCAGCCACATCTATGGTGTTTCTTTACGGGTAATATCATCTGGCAATCTCAACTCCAAGCATATTTTATCTTGAAATGTAGTTGTCTTTTAATCATCCGTAGATTAACAAACCTGATGAAAAGGAGAGTGGTACTACAATATCGTAGTACAAAAAATATATGGCGCGCCAGCCTTGCGGAACCCCGGGCCAACCTGTCCGTTGCCATGGGGCGGTGAGTTGCCCAAGATGCGCCGCAAGTGGTATGCAGGTGCGCGCGAGCTACTACGGCAATCATACGGTCCGCAAACGGCAAAACCACCCACACCGCGCCAGCCAACAGTCCAccactgcatctgcatgcagcATGCGTCGAACCGCTCGTCGCGTGCGGCTTGCCAAGTGGCTTGCGCGCACCAGCAGCCGCCCGCATGCAGCGCACCACCtgcccatccatccatgcatgagTACACAGCTCTGCCGTTTGCAGCAGGGGCCGGGGCGTAGGCTAGCGTTCGTCGTTCATCATCAGAGAGAGCCTGCAGCTGCAGTGCAGGCGAGGCGAGTACTGTACTGTGTAGTTCAATGCGTTGTGTACTGCGGCCGGCCACACACACGGTTCAACTGCTGTTACAACACCACGTCTCCGCGAGTAACATGGCCAGCCTTTATGGTGCACGTACCTAGAGTCCAGCGTAGCGCTGCGTTCATTCATGTGTCAAAGTCATTCAAGATTGGTGGCTTGGTATTCAAACAAGCTTAAATACGGTGCGTCGGTCTATCAACACTTGTCCATCATAGGACGTGTACAACACTATACAATGCACGCATATGGAGACCCGTATGCATGTGCCATCGACATATACTGAAGTACATGTGACATGCTGACATCTCCCTATGCGCCTGCAATTGcaaattaggctgtgtttagatctaaagtttggatccaaacttcaattcttttctatcacatcaatctgtcatacacacataacttttcagtcacatcatctttaatttcaaccaaaatccaaactttatgctgaactaaacacagccttacagCAAATGGGCCAAGGATTAGGAAGCAGGATCTGAATCCAGGAATGTGTTCTACTctgttttcttttgcttttaaGATGGCCCGCACCCATTCAAGGCGAGTAGAGTCAGAGCAAGATCGTGATGGACCGACCAGTTGAGCATCAGGCAGAGCAGAGAACACATGACTGACCACGTGTACACTCCTTGATCAGCATCTCGATATGTACATAAAAAATGCCATTTCTTTAATCTTCTTCACACTTGTATGCACCCGATGTAAGAGAACGGACCATACCGATTAACCAATTCAGCCTTGCAGTTAGCAACAAGACAAGACAAGACTTTGATTTCTCCGGCTCGCCCAGTAATTAATCACTCTCAGGTAAGTATATATACGAGCTAGTTACAGgtcttttttattcttttttttccatcgtTGGCGTCCACGCAAACGACGGCGTTTCCAGCCTTGTTTTCCTCCTCCGAAACGTTTCATGGGAATTTTCTTCGCGAGCCATTTGCTACCTCCTCTCGGTCGATACAACTCTCGTTGCTGAAGAAAGCTCAGATTGTCAAATTGACCCAAAGCATGAGGTTAATTTAGACGTCACCGTTGTCCGGAAGAAACGACCTGGAGGAGTTTGGTAGTGGTAACAAACATAATGGAGCCAAAATTAGCTAGCATGAGCCGTGCGTGTGTTAAGAATAGAAGAGTAACTATCGGGTGTTTTATAAAGTGCACCCGATACCGATATATTCCATAGAAGTTCACAACGCATAGCAAAGATTCCTTTGTGCTAGGCTAGCTGCTAGCTTCGTTTCGTAGGATTACAGATCGTCGGTGGCTGAatgatttttataaaattatttgtgagtacaaattaatagataaatcaaatattataaaggtaaaaaataaaacaatattcCCAAAATTCATCCATAaataataagtttataaaaatcgAACTGCCTAAGAACTCAGGGAAGTATACGTGTGTTAATCTATTATTTTGTACAAGAATAATAATCCTTCCGTTTTAATATATAAGGATTTCTAATACTTAAATATtgtttaattttctaataagaaACAtcgaatttttttcttcttaacaTTAACCTctactatttaaaaaaacttatattttgaaattgggGCACGGCCAAAATGGGTGTAACTACGTACcacatccataaaaaaaaccaatcctatCTATTATGAATCTAGATGCATGTATGTCTAGGTTTATTGTtatgaggttttttttttacggagtagTACGGCAGTGCTGTGAATAAATCCGGTGCACCGATCGGGACAAGAGCCGGTTAACCGATCGATCGCGCGAGATCTCGAGGTAATTGTGCAGCGCGCCCGCGCGCGACGACGCGACGTGCGCTCCGCGCGTCCGTTCCGGGAGAGATCAGCGCATATGAGAACGCATATTCGTGGTGCGCGCGGGGTcggtccgcggcggcggctgcctggCTGCCCTGCCTGGCGGAGATCCCAACGTACGTGAACGATCGGCTCGTCGCTCGCGCGCCACGCCGATTTTTCTCACCCCGGCTGCTTTGTTTGCTGTGACGACGACCGGGAAACGTTTTTGTGCGtttttctccctcctctcctgccACTGGCGTACGTTTTCGCGGAAATACCCTTCGGTTGTACGTATCTGTGTGCACGGTAACGCATGGCAATTGGCAACATGCATCTAGCTAGCAGCGCTGTTCCGTGGAACGCATGCCGTTGCACTGAACCACTCGTCAACGCGTAGTAGTACGCCTCAACGAGTCGACCGCGACACGCAGACAATATGCGATTAATTCCACCGGTTCTATCGGGCAGTCGGCAcagggaaatttaactatttgcgacatggcaattaacgatttgccacaCCGTGTCTATGATATGTGGGCTCTCATATATCTATGAATGTGGGctctcatgtgtctatgatatATGGGTTTAGTGGCAAATCTTTAAGCACCACtcataagagtggcaaatagttaaaagccccgtCGGCACGGAGGGCTCTCCGTATGGGCAGTTGATGTTTTTCTCGTTCCATTTATTACTAGATTGGTGACGTGCGTAGAGCTGGTAAATTAGGTCTGCCTTTATGGGCGTGTACTTTTTTGTTAATAGTCGtgactttttctttaaatattgTTTTAGGCTTAGAAGAGGTGGTCTAATTTATCGGGCAACTGATTCTTTTGACAGATGACAATGCGataattttgatctttagcATAGAAAATAGATGGGTACCAAAATAACATAAAACTTCCGTTACAAACGTCGTTAAGGTCAAGTGTTTTAACCACGAGTTGAGACGAAGAAATACCAATTTACCCTTGCTCAACAAAGACGACTAGCGATGGCGGAGGGGCTCATCGATGGTGGACTGGCCGCGACGACCAGCTGCTTTTGCATGGCCTCGAGCTCCAACTGCCACTATAAGCTGAAGGAGGCGGTCGACGGGTTACGCTGTCCTAGTTATTAATGATGTTATTATTACAACTAACTACTAGATTGATCGGAGATGCTGTCATTTTTTTATAGCTAGCAGTCATTGTTGCACTATTCTTACTCTATCAATTCCATA
Proteins encoded in this window:
- the LOC127780011 gene encoding DEAD-box ATP-dependent RNA helicase 26; translation: MMSGGPSDATHRKRRRRRGPKGSGVDGPSIPRAVTTNGAGPEEEEEVVEGKAMELDAGMSAAEVGGVVGSHLSETRFDQCPVSPLSLKAIKDAGYEKMTQVQEATLPIILQGEDVLAKAKTGTGKTVAFLLPAIELLSTLPRSPSINLLVICPTRELANQVAAEARKLLKYHRSLGVQVVIGGTKLPQEQRSMQSNPCQILVATPGRLKDHLENTPGFSNRIKGVKVLVLDEADRLLDMGFRRDIEKIIAFIPKERQTLLFSATVPEEVRQISHVAMKRGYKFINTVKEGDEETHSQVSQMYMVAPLDLHFSILYNVLKKHIAEDADYKVIVFCTTAMVTKLVAEVLSQLKLNIREIHSRKSQSARTKVSDEFRKSKGLILVSSDVSARGVDYPDVTLVIQVGLPADREQYIHRLGRTGRKGKDGLGLLLLAPWETYFLNSVQDLSVSQAVVPTIDSSIQTGVKDALGRVETKSKESAYQAWLGYYNSNKAISRDKSRLVRLAEEFSQSMGLAIPPAIPKLILRKMGLNNVPGLRSV
- the LOC127780005 gene encoding DEAD-box ATP-dependent RNA helicase 25, with the protein product MAAGDLLLRTQSGLPVLARAFPSFLCLRVPARRRRGAPPLTAAKVDVADAVGRRVRSGGAAVPKRRRSRRDAEEEEEEGLAFSRVVTGRGRGVREEGVAEGEAPEFDAAKSGDESGGVDGSYLSDTRFDQCAISPLSLKAVKDAGYERMTQVQEATLPVILQGKDVLAKAKTGTGKTVAFLLPAIEVLSALPNSRRDQLRPSINLLVMCPTRELAIQVAVEAKKLLKYHRSLGVQVVIGGTRLTQEQRSMQANPCQILVATPGRLKDHVENTPGFSTRLKGVKVLVLDEADRLLDMGFRRDIERIIASVPKERQTLLFSATVPEEVRQISHIAMKKNYKFINTVKDGDEETHAQVSQMFMIAPLDLHFSILYDVLKKHVAEDADYKVIIFCTTAMVTKLVAEILSQLRLNIREIHSRKSQSARTKVSDEFRKSRGLILVSSDVSARGVDYPDVTLVIQVGVPADRQQYIHRLGRTGRKGKEGQGLLLLAPWEKYFLSSIKDLSISEATVPSVDSSTQTIVKDAVRKVEMRSKECAYQAWLGYYNSNKTIGREKSRLVKLAEEFSQSMELSVPPAIPKQILRKMGLNNVPGLRST